A single region of the Salvia miltiorrhiza cultivar Shanhuang (shh) chromosome 8, IMPLAD_Smil_shh, whole genome shotgun sequence genome encodes:
- the LOC130999708 gene encoding putative disease resistance protein At1g50180 produces MAEAVVSTALETLRDLLVEEARFLSGVGDEVKELEIQLKEMKCLLKDADRRRHENETIFNWISEIKDLVYRAEAAIERHAAYQVTSRRKRGLKQLLRRCSCSLEEYKSIHQLGSEISPIKSRLERINKEMLESGIKKSIINNTDEGESSSANNRARKSFPEFEIGECFVGMKDELKQLLHLLVEDEKHRVISVWGMGGSGKTTIAKKLYNENNTSFDLCAWVCISQQCQSFQSVWNDVLMQLQHQNTKDRPKIREDVTSLSEWELNERLCKIQREKRCLIVFDDLWKISDWDGFKHSFLVQDLQSKILITTREREVAEIGCPVKLGLLKEEDALELLKKKAFAHANIPEFALEENFEKIGKEMVQKCGYLPLAISLLGGVLRMKNSMMEWELVNEDIKDFIYRDESEIDGVLNLSYESLPYYLKPCFLYMGIFQEDEDIDVKDLYMMWRAQGMISYENIGDNDKNLREIAELYLGELASRSIVQVEIYDGVTSGRKYRSCKLHDVVRELCLKLGRSEDFGAQSLEYQRGKFPRIGKYGIWLYISGRKFKWNLTSLHSLGEKIVVNI; encoded by the exons ATGGCAGAAGCAGTGGTGTCGACTGCTCTAGAAACCTTGCGTGATTTGTTGGTGGAAGAAGCAAGGTTTTTATCCGGTGTGGGTGACGAAGTGAAGGAGCTCGAGATCCAGCTCAAAGAGATGAAGTGTCTTCTCAAAGATGCCGACAGAAGACGACATGAAAATGAAACCATTTTCAATTGGATCTCAGAGATCAAAGATCTTGTGTACAGAGCCGAAGCTGCCATTGAAAGACACGCAGCTTATCAAGTGACTTCAAGGAGAAAACGAGGCCTCAAACAGCTCCTCCGCAGATGTAGTTGTAGTTTGGAAGAATACAAGTCGATCCACCAATTAGGCTCGGAGATTTCACCGATCAAATCCCGACTTGAAAGGATAAACAAGGAAATGTTAGAAAGTGGCATAAAGAAGAGCATCATCAACAATACAGATGAAGGGGAAAGCTCGTCCGCCAACAACAGAGCAAGGAAGAGCTTCCCCGAATTCGAGATCGGAGAGTGTTTTGTGGGAATGAAGGACGAgctcaagcagcttcttcatcTCCTAGTGGAAGACGAAAAGCATCGAGTAATTTCAGTGTGGGGAATGGGGGGATCAGGCAAGACCACCATTGCCAAAAAGCTCTACAACGAGAACAACACCAGCTTTGATCTTTGCGCATGGGTTTGCATTAGTCAGCAATGTCAAAGTTTTCAATCAGTTTGGAATGATGTTCTCATGCAGCTACAACATCAAAACACGAAGGATAGGCCAAAAATAAGGGAGGATGTTACAAGTTTGAGCGAGTGGGAGTTGAACGAGCGACTATGCAAGATACAAAGAGAGAAGCGATGCCTCATTGTTTTTGACGATCTTTGGAAAATTTCTGATTGGGATGGCTTCAAGCATTCCTTCCTTGTCCAAGATTTGCAGAGCAAAATCTTGATCACCACGCGCGAACGGGAAGTCGCGGAGATTGGATGCCCTGTCAAACTTGGGCTTCTAAAAGAGGAAGATGCTTTGGAACTACTCAAGAAGAAAGCATTTGCCCACGCCAACATTCCAG AGTTTGCATTGGAagaaaattttgagaaaataggGAAAGAAATGGTGCAGAAATGTGGGTATTTGCCGTTGGCAATTTCTTTACTTGGCGGGGTCTTGAGAATGAAAAATTCGATGATGGAGTGGGAGTtagtaaatgaggatatcaaaGACTTCATATATAGagatgaaagtgagattgaTGGAGTGCTAAATTTAAGCTATGAAAGTCTACCCTATTATTTGAAGCCTTGCTTTCTCTATATGGGTATATTTCAAGAGGACGAAGATATAGATGTTAAGGATCTATATATGATGTGGAGAGCACAAGGCATGATTTCATATGAGAATATTGGAGACAATGACAAAAATTTGAGGGAAATCGCGGAGCTCTACTTGGGTGAGTTGGCCTCCAGGTCCATCGTCCAAGTCGAAATTTACGATGGTGTCACAAGTGGAAGAAAATATAGGAGCTGCAAACTTCATGATGTAGTAAGAGAACTATGTTTGAAATTGGGGAGAAGTGAGGATTTTGGTGCGCAGAGTTTGGAGTATCAAAGGGGAAAGTTTCCTCGCATAGGAAAATACGGCATTTGGCTATATATTTCAGGAAGGAAGTTCAAGTGGAACCTGACGAGCTTACACTCACTTGGGGAGAAGATAGTAGTGAACATTTAA
- the LOC130996998 gene encoding probable disease resistance protein At1g58602, which translates to MDTLDLTYSRNVGVPNVFKEMVLLKHLFLPDYDEENIGSYRLTLDEGVVELETLWKLDSRVHELKCMNRMKNLRTFSTNIHDNESLSANIDAIALMEKLVYCWVVIKKGCELGTNKGVLTLKKVITCPNLHSLWIEVKLGKVLAECGSDFISSKLRSLYLSECEIEDDPMGILGKLPCLIELYLWTKSFVGEEMTCPSDSFPRLKLLELYQLPKLREWRVEAGAMPLLYELEIYDCSSLKMLPHGLSGISTLRKLKISKMPEMGKRVSASGEDFHKVSHVPSIIIQNY; encoded by the coding sequence ATGGATACCCTTGATTTAACTTATTCGAGGAATGTTGGAGTTCCAAATGTTTTTAAGGAAATGGTACTTTTAAAGCACTTGTTTCTTCCCGATTATGATGAGGAAAATATTGGAAGTTATCGACTAACATTGGACGAGGGAGTGGTTGAGTTGGAGACCCTATGGAAGTTGGATAGTAGAGTGCatgaattaaaatgtatgaacaGAATGAAGAATCTGCGAACTTTCTCAACAAACATACACGACAATGAAAGCTTGTCAGCCAACATCGACGCCATTGCTCTCATGGAAAAGTTAGTGTATTGTTGGGTTGTAATCAAAAAGGGTTGCGAGTTAGGAACAAATAAGGGAGTGTTAACGCTGAAGAAGGTAATCACATGTCCCAATCTTCATTCCTTGTGGATTGAAGTTAAGTTAGGGAAGGTGCTGGCAGAGTGCGGGAGTGACTTCATCAGTTCAAAACTTAGAAGTTTGTATCTGTCAGAATGCGAGATTGAGGATGATCCAATGGGGATACTGGGGAAGCTTCCTTGCTTGATAGAGTTGTATTTATGGACAAAATCATTTGTGGGGGAGGAGATGACGTGTCCATCAGACAGTTTTCCTCGCCTCAAGTTGCTTGAGCTATATCAATTACCAAAGTTGAGGGAGTGGAGAGTGGAGGCAGGAGCCATGCCCCTTCTCTATGAATTGGAGATCTATGATTGTTCCAGTCTGAAGATGCTTCCACATGGTTTGAGTGGCATTTCTACTCTTCGGAAACTGAAGATTTCTAAAATGCCGGAAATGGGGAAGAGGGTATCGGCATCAGGAGAGGATTTCCACAAAGTCAGCCATGTCCCTTCAATTATCATCCAAAACTATTGA
- the LOC130999703 gene encoding probable disease resistance protein At1g58602 isoform X1: MAEAVVSTALETLRDLLVDEARFLSGVGDQVKELEIQLKEMKCLLKDADRRRHENETIFNWISEIKDLVYRAEAAIERHAAHQVTSRRRRGLKQLLRRCSCSLEEYKSIHQLGSEISPIKSRLERINKEMLESGIKKSIINNTNEGESSSANNRARKSFPEFEIGDCFVGMKDELKQLLHLLVEDEKHRVISVWGMGGSGKTTIAKKLYNENSTSFDLCAWVCISQQCQSFQPVWNDVLMQLQHQNTKDGSKIREDVTSLSEWELKERLCKIQREKRCLIVFDDLWKVSDWDDFKHPFLVQDLQSKILITTREREVAEIGCPVKLGFLKEEDALELLKKKAFAHANIPEFALEDNFKKIGKEMVQKCGYLPLAISLLGGVLRMKNSMNEWELVNEDIKEFIYRGESENIDGVLNLSYESLPYYLKPCFLYMGIFQEDEDIHVDNLYQMWIAQGMISYDNIGDKDKTLYEIAELYLGELASRSIVQVEIYDGVTPGRKYDTCKLHDVVREVCLKLGRSEDFGVQSLEYQSGKASSHMKIRHLAIYFRKEVQVEPDELTVTWGEDSSEHLRSLQMFNHIGSGVVVEFPPQGIVDFQKFKLLRDLVMVGFKFEGRKLSKGIASLIHLRRLYLKICDFDKLPSSIRNLVYMDTLDLTYSMNIEVPNVFKEMVRLKHLVLPDYDEEKIGSYRLTLDEGVIELETLHCLDSRVHDLKCMNRMKNLRSFSTKIYDNESLSAIIDVIALMEKLLTCLVVIKEGCELGTNKGVLTLKKVITCPNLQALWIEVKLGKALAECGSDFMMSSRLTSLWLYECEIEDDPMGILGNLPCLIYLNLWTKSFVGEEMTCPSNSFPCLKKLWLDELPKLREWRVEEGAMPLLYELEIYDCSSLKMLPHGLSGISTLRKLKISKMSEMGKRVSASGEDFHKVSHVPSIIIQNY, translated from the exons ATGGCAGAAGCTGTTGTGTCGACTGCTCTGGAAACCTTGCGCGATTTGTTGGTGGATGAAGCAAGGTTTTTATCTGGTGTGGGTGACCAAGTGAAGGAGCTCGAGATCCAGCTCAAAGAGATGAAGTGTCTTCTCAAAGATGCAGACAGAAGACGACATGAAAACGAAACCATTTTCAATTGGATCTCAGAGATCAAAGATCTTGTGTACAGAGCAGAAGCTGCCATCGAAAGACACGCAGCTCATCAAGTGACTTCAAGGAGAAGACGAGGCCTCAAACAGCTCCTCCGCAGATGTAGTTGTAGTTTGGAAGAATACAAGTCGATCCACCAATTAGGCTCGGAGATTTCACCGATCAAATCCCGACTTGAAAGGATAAACAAGGAAATGTTAGAGAGTGGCATAAAGAAGAGCATCATCAACAATACAAATGAAGGGGAAAGCTCGTCCGCCAACAACAGAGCAAGGAAGAGCTTCCCCGAATTTGAGATCGGAGACTGTTTTGTGGGGATGAAGGATGAgctcaagcagcttcttcatcTCCTAGTGGAAGATGAAAAGCATCGAGTTATTTCAGTGTGGGGAATGGGTGGTTCAGGCAAGACCACCATTGCCAAAAAGCTCTACAACGAGAACAGCACCAGCTTTGATCTTTGCGCATGGGTTTGCATTAGTCAGCAATGTCAGAGCTTTCAACCAGTTTGGAATGATGTTCTCATGCAGCTACAGCATCAAAACACGAAGGATGGGTCAAAAATAAGGGAGGATGTTACAAGTTTGAGCGAGTGGGAGTTGAAGGAGCGACTATGTAAGATACAAAGAGAGAAGCGATGCCTCATTGTTTTTGACGATCTTTGGAAAGTTTCTGATTGGGATGATTTCAAGCATCCCTTCCTTGTCCAAGATTTGCAGAGCAAAATCTTGATCACCACGCGCGAACGGGAAGTTGCAGAGATTGGATGCCCTGTGAAACTTGGGTTTCTAAAAGAGGAAGATGCTTTGGAACTACTCAAGAAGAAAGCATTTGCCCACGCCAACATTCCAG AGTTTGCATTGGaagataattttaagaaaattgggAAAGAAATGGTGCAAAAATGTGGGTATTTGCCGTTGGCAATTTCTTTACTCGGTGGGGTCTTGAGAATGAAAAATTCTATGAACGAGTGGGAGTtagtaaatgaggatatcaaaGAATTCATATATAGAGGTGAAAGTGAGAATATTGATGGAGTGCTAAATTTAAGCTATGAAAGTCTACCCTATTATTTGAAGCCTTGCTTTCTCTATATGGGTATATTTCAAGAGGATGAAGATATACATGTTGACAATCTGTATCAGATGTGGATAGCACAAGGCATGATTTCATATGACAATATTGGAGACAAGGACAAAACGTTATATGAAATCGCGGAGCTCTACTTGGGTGAGTTGGCCTCCAGGTCCATCGTCCAAGTCGAAATTTACGATGGTGTCACACCTGGAAGAAAATATGACACATGCAAACTTCATGATGTAGTAAGAGAAGTATGTTTGAAATTGGGGAGAAGTGAGGATTTTGGTGTGCAGAGTTTGGAGTATCAAAGTGGGAAAGCTTCCTCGCATATGAAAATACGGCATTTGGCTATATATTTCAGGAAAGAAGTTCAAGTGGAACCTGACGAGCTTACAGTCACTTGGGGAGAAGATAGTAGCGAACATTTAAGGTCTCTTCAAATGTTCAATCACATAGGTTCGGGTGTTGTTGTTGAGTTTCCCCCGCAAGGTATCGTTGATTTtcagaaattcaaattgctGAGAGATCTAGTTATGGTGGGATTCAAATTTGAAGGAAGAAAGTTATCGAAAGGAATCGCTAGTCTTATTCACCTTAGACGtttgtatttaaaaatatgTGATTTTGATAAGCTACCATCTTCCATAAGGAATTTGGTATACATGGATACCCTTGATTTAACTTATTCGATGAATATTGAAGTCCCAAATGTTTTTAAGGAAATGGTACGTTTAAAGCACTTGGTTCTTCCCGATTATGATGAGGAAAAAATTGGAAGTTATCGATTGACATTGGACGAGGGAGTGATTGAGTTGGAGACCCTGCATTGTTTGGATAGTAGAGTGCATGATTTAAAATGTATGAACAGAATGAAGAATCTGCGAAGTTTCTCAACAAAAATATACGACAACGAAAGCTTGTCAGCCATCATCGACGTCATTGCTCTCATGGAAAAGTTACTGACTTGTTTGGTTGTAATCAAAGAGGGTTGCGAGTTAGGAACAAATAAGGGAGTGTTAACGCTGAAGAAGGTAATCACATGTCCCAATCTTCAAGCCTTATGGATTGAAGTTAAGTTAGGGAAGGCGCTGGCAGAGTGCGGGAGTGACTTCATGATGAGCTCAAGACTTACGTCTTTGTGGCTGTATGAATGTGAGATTGAGGATGATCCAATGGGGATACTGGGGAACCTTCCTTGCTTgatatatttgaatttatgGACGAAATCATTCGTGGGGGAGGAGATGACGTGTCCATCAAACAGTTTTCCTTGCCTCAAGAAGCTTTGGCTAGACGAGTTACCAAAGTTGAGGGAGTGGAGGGTGGAGGAAGGAGCCATGCCCCTTCTCTATGAATTGGAGATATATGATTGTTCCAGTCTGAAGATGCTTCCACATGGTTTGAGTGGCATTTCTACTCTTCGGAAACTGAAGATTTCTAAAATGTCGGAAATGGGGAAGAGGGTATCGGCATCAGGAGAAGATTTCCACAAAGTCAGCCATGTCCCTTCAATTATCATCCAAAACTATTGA